AGCCTGTTTTTTTTTAGAAACTGTAAAAATTTACTGAATTGTAATCTTTTTAGTTGATGAAGAGTTTAAGTCATCCGTTATTGAAATAAAATAAACGCCTTTTTTGAGGTGACTTAAATCAAGTGACTTATTAATCATGCCTGCATTGTTTATTTGTTCACTATACACAGATTGCCCTAATATACTTTTTACTTCAAGTACAATATAACCAGTATCATGCAAGTCTAATTGCACTTTAAATACACCCTTATTTGGATTCGGATAAATTGCAAATTTCAGATTATTTCCTTGCTCATTTACATCTGTGTTTATACCAATCACACTTGGGTCAAAATTTAGCCTTAAGCATGGGGCAAAGGTAGTGTATAGCCATGTACCAGGGTCAATACCTTCTTGAATACCATCAATATCCTGTACAAGGCTTTCACCATTATTAGGGTTGCTTCCAGAGGTACTCATGTACACAGTATCTGTACTATTGTATTCGGCATATAAAGTTGGAAGAACCACCTGGCCAGCATCTAAAAGTACTGGAGGATCTAAAACTACATCAAACCACTCTTCGGTTTGAGAACCTAAGTCTAATACTTCAGTTTCAGTTAGGTAACTCACTTCTCCAGAATTTGGGTCAACGGTATTAATAACGATTTTTCCTGTAGCTGTAGAAGTAGTTCGTTCACTCAATCTTAACGTTATGGCATATACTGTTGCTGTATTATAGATATCAAAAACATTTCCAAATTGTCTATTTCCATCTCCATTTAGTGCATATCTTCCAAAATTCACCACATTATTACCGTTATCTCTGGCGTAAACATATTCTGTAACTTGAAATCTTTGTGTTAGAGTGTCTGTTGTAATATAGTAATTGTCGTCTTTTCCTGTAATTGAACCAAAATAAACACCCGTATCTGAAGGAGTAAAACCATCATTAACAAACATAGTATCTCTACTTCCAGACTCAATAGTGTAACCGTAGCTTTCAGCATTAAACCCTTCTGACTCAATAGAAGCGTCAATTCTTATACTATCAATAACATTAAAGCCTACATTTTCTAAAATTCCACCGAAAAAGTAAGACGTTTGTGAGATTTGCTCTAGTGGCATTACCCTATAGGAAGTTCCTCCAAAATATGAACTTGGCACTCTGTTGTAGCTAGTCAAAATATTTGACGAATAGGGTTGGGTTTTGATGATTTTAACATCATCAATCATCCAAAAATAGTGTGAAGCAGTTTCAGCATCATTAGCCCAGTCGAAACGAATTTGAACACTGTCATTCAGTGCAGCCATTTCAGTAATTATAATTTCAACTTTTACGGTTCCTGATAAAACATTTACCGAGCCTAAATCATTCACTTGAAAACTGTTGGCAGCTAACCAACCGCTACCATTATTAATAAAGACGGTAAGTTCATGAGATCCAGAGCAGCACCATCTATATGCATGCTCAAATGACAGCGTTACGTTTGAGTCGTTTGACAAATCTATATAAGGTGATGTCAATGAACCTTTACGGTTTGAGTATGCAGCGGTTGGCAGTCCAGCATTGGAGCCATCTGCATCAAAAATCATCCATCCATTATCCGCAGATTCAGATTCTAATAAGTAAGGTTCATCTCCTGCATAATCGCCATTAGATCCGTCTAAATCGTATTCCCAAACGGCACCGTCAGAACCTTGAGTAGTCCAACTTGGATCTATGGAGTTATTATTTCCGTCAAGACCTTCTCTAAAATCTTCATACCATATCACATCAGCGCTATCCGCTACAGTATTTGCTGCAGATTCTTCTAACTGATTGAAATTATTGACTTTTTTTGGAGTGTTAACTATACTATTTATTTTATGCTGAGAGTATGCCGACAAACAGAAAGTTGTTGTTACAAAAAACAGTAAAATTCGCTTCATAATTCTTTGATTTAATTAAAAAAAGCAGAGGTTAGTCTGCTTTTTTTGTTGTTAAGGTTAAGTATATAATTATTGAATAATTATCTTTTTAGAAGAGCTTAATCCAGTTTCGTTTGTTAATGAAATTGTATAAACCCCTTTTTCGTAGTTTGATAAGTCAATTTGAGTACTTCCATTATTGATAGTTTGGCTGTACACTACTTGACCTAATACGTTTTGAACTTCAATTTCTTGCTTATCATTAGATGAAGCAGAGATATTAAATATTCCATTGTTTGGATTAGGGTAAACGTTGAATTTGATAACATTTTCCTCATTAACAGATGCAGGAGGAGTTAATGTTGGATCAAAGTTTAATCTTACCATGGCTGTTGAAGTAGTATAATACCACTCGCCTGGATCGCCACTCACACCATCAATATCTTGTAAGAGAGTTTCGCCTGGTTGAGAGTTACCAGTTTGTGCAATAACTAAAGTGTCAACAGCATCGTAATTAGCGTAGATTGTTGGTAATACAACATCTCCAGCCATTAATTGAACTGGCACATCAAAAACAAAATTCATCCAGTCGTCAGTCATTGAACCAACGTTCATTTCAGCTGTTTCAGTTAAGTAAGAAACGTTTCCTGTTTCAATATCCACCATATTCAGAACACCTTTAGCCATACATCCAGGCGATGTCGCAGGGTGAATTCTTACTTTAATACCATATACCATTGCCTCT
The window above is part of the Flavobacteriales bacterium genome. Proteins encoded here:
- a CDS encoding T9SS type A sorting domain-containing protein produces the protein MKRILLFFVTTTFCLSAYSQHKINSIVNTPKKVNNFNQLEESAANTVADSADVIWYEDFREGLDGNNNSIDPSWTTQGSDGAVWEYDLDGSNGDYAGDEPYLLESESADNGWMIFDADGSNAGLPTAAYSNRKGSLTSPYIDLSNDSNVTLSFEHAYRWCCSGSHELTVFINNGSGWLAANSFQVNDLGSVNVLSGTVKVEIIITEMAALNDSVQIRFDWANDAETASHYFWMIDDVKIIKTQPYSSNILTSYNRVPSSYFGGTSYRVMPLEQISQTSYFFGGILENVGFNVIDSIRIDASIESEGFNAESYGYTIESGSRDTMFVNDGFTPSDTGVYFGSITGKDDNYYITTDTLTQRFQVTEYVYARDNGNNVVNFGRYALNGDGNRQFGNVFDIYNTATVYAITLRLSERTTSTATGKIVINTVDPNSGEVSYLTETEVLDLGSQTEEWFDVVLDPPVLLDAGQVVLPTLYAEYNSTDTVYMSTSGSNPNNGESLVQDIDGIQEGIDPGTWLYTTFAPCLRLNFDPSVIGINTDVNEQGNNLKFAIYPNPNKGVFKVQLDLHDTGYIVLEVKSILGQSVYSEQINNAGMINKSLDLSHLKKGVYFISITDDLNSSSTKKITIQ